A single region of the Streptomyces sp. NBC_01381 genome encodes:
- a CDS encoding MurR/RpiR family transcriptional regulator, with the protein MSSGQQARAQAAAITPGGKSPDHERAPGERVRALFDGHRLSPGQRRIAQYLIDHLTEAAFLSITELAERAGVSQPSVTRFAVSLGFSGYPALRDALQPIALSAVAGSPGGSSQFRRNALQEAVDAEIENLQNLRRLLADTDQALDIGRELAGSVPLTVLGLRISVSLAEYFAYAARRIHPDVRLVTRGGSVAYDALLQSRAAGGTWMLAYAMPRHAKETLGALRAARSVGLRTALITDPTLGPLADAADVTLTAGTGSRLVFDSYAAPGLLSAALLQAMADADPERTQARLESYEQVADQHGFFL; encoded by the coding sequence GTGTCATCCGGGCAGCAGGCACGCGCCCAGGCGGCCGCCATCACGCCGGGCGGGAAGTCGCCGGACCATGAGCGCGCCCCCGGCGAGCGGGTCCGTGCGCTGTTCGACGGCCATCGGCTGTCCCCGGGGCAGCGGCGCATCGCCCAGTACCTGATCGATCACCTCACCGAGGCCGCGTTCCTCTCGATCACGGAGCTGGCGGAACGGGCCGGTGTCAGCCAGCCGTCCGTGACCCGCTTCGCCGTTTCCCTCGGGTTCAGCGGTTATCCCGCCCTGCGGGACGCGCTCCAGCCGATCGCCCTGAGCGCGGTCGCGGGCTCCCCGGGGGGCAGCAGCCAGTTCCGGCGCAACGCGCTGCAGGAGGCCGTGGACGCCGAGATCGAGAACCTGCAGAACCTACGTCGCCTGCTCGCCGACACCGACCAGGCGCTGGACATCGGGCGCGAGCTGGCCGGTTCCGTGCCGCTGACGGTACTCGGCCTGCGGATCTCGGTGTCCCTTGCGGAGTACTTCGCTTACGCGGCCCGGCGCATCCACCCCGACGTACGCCTGGTGACCCGTGGCGGCAGCGTGGCCTACGACGCCCTGCTCCAGTCCCGGGCGGCGGGCGGGACCTGGATGCTGGCCTATGCCATGCCCCGGCACGCCAAGGAGACCCTGGGCGCGCTCCGGGCCGCGCGGAGCGTGGGGCTCCGTACCGCGCTGATCACCGATCCCACCCTGGGGCCGCTGGCGGACGCGGCGGACGTGACGCTGACCGCGGGCACCGGGTCCCGGCTCGTCTTCGACTCGTACGCGGCGCCCGGCCTGCTGTCCGCGGCCCTGCTGCAGGCGATGGCCGACGCGGACCCTGAGCGGACGCAGGCGCGCCTCGAAAGCTACGAGCAGGTCGCCGACCAGCACGGATTCTTCCTGTAG